The proteins below come from a single Kosakonia sp. SMBL-WEM22 genomic window:
- a CDS encoding PAS domain-containing methyl-accepting chemotaxis protein translates to MRMPFLKHLFSLSRLRSSASYNAVCQNKPVIEFSSEGIIHSASPQFLSAMGYRADEIIGQHHRMFCPPSLVNSAEYAQFWQRLSRGESFSGKYLRLAKDNRPVWLEASYIPVTNRRGEVIRVIKIAADISERIHVALEKEAIVNAIGRSMAIISFSPEGIVLEANDNFLSTTGYKREEVIGKHHRLFCSETLHKSDEYRQFWERLNQGEFFSGQFPRLNRRGEPLWLRATYNPVFNSDGQLYKIVKFATDVTADVLRNQREQEAAVHAWDMAVQTRGSAQNGATVIENSIRMIDTIAQRMSTVSSDVSRLNDQSDSIDGMVETIRSFAMQTRLIALNAAIEAARAGASGRSFAVVAAEVRTLAASVSSATEEIERVVASNNQLAKEVLNGIENNLMSTREGVTLMREAGEVIASIQKNAAGVEAAVKDVALSVKAD, encoded by the coding sequence ATGCGTATGCCTTTCCTTAAACACCTTTTTTCCCTGAGCCGCCTGCGTTCATCCGCGTCATACAACGCAGTTTGCCAGAATAAACCTGTCATTGAATTCAGTTCGGAGGGGATCATCCATAGCGCCAGCCCGCAGTTTCTCTCGGCGATGGGGTACCGCGCGGATGAAATCATTGGTCAGCACCATCGCATGTTCTGCCCGCCGTCGCTGGTGAACTCAGCGGAGTACGCCCAGTTCTGGCAGCGCCTTTCGCGCGGCGAAAGCTTTAGCGGCAAATATCTGCGTCTGGCCAAGGACAATCGACCGGTGTGGCTTGAGGCCAGCTATATTCCCGTCACCAATCGGCGCGGCGAGGTAATCCGCGTCATTAAAATCGCGGCCGATATTTCTGAGCGTATCCATGTTGCGCTTGAGAAGGAGGCGATCGTTAACGCCATTGGTCGCTCAATGGCCATCATCTCCTTCAGCCCGGAAGGTATCGTGCTGGAAGCGAATGACAACTTCCTCAGCACCACAGGCTATAAACGAGAAGAGGTTATCGGTAAGCACCATCGTCTCTTCTGCTCGGAAACTCTGCATAAAAGTGACGAATACCGCCAGTTCTGGGAGAGGCTGAATCAGGGCGAATTTTTCTCCGGCCAGTTTCCACGCCTGAACCGCCGGGGCGAGCCTTTATGGCTGCGGGCAACCTATAACCCTGTGTTCAACAGCGACGGGCAGCTCTATAAGATTGTGAAATTCGCCACCGATGTCACGGCAGATGTGCTGCGCAACCAGCGGGAGCAGGAGGCAGCTGTCCACGCATGGGATATGGCGGTGCAAACTCGTGGCAGCGCGCAGAACGGCGCGACGGTTATTGAAAACAGCATCCGCATGATTGACACCATTGCCCAGAGAATGAGCACGGTCTCCAGCGATGTCTCGCGGCTCAACGATCAGTCAGACAGCATCGACGGGATGGTTGAGACCATCCGCAGCTTTGCCATGCAGACAAGATTAATTGCATTGAACGCCGCGATTGAAGCGGCAAGAGCGGGCGCGTCAGGACGAAGTTTTGCCGTGGTGGCCGCAGAAGTGCGGACGCTTGCAGCCAGCGTCAGTAGCGCGACGGAAGAGATTGAGCGGGTTGTAGCCAGCAACAATCAGCTGGCTAAAGAGGTGCTGAACGGCATCGAGAATAACCTGATGAGCACCCGGGAAGGCGTGACGCTGATGCGTGAAGCGGGCGAGGTGATTGCCAGCATCCAGAAAAATGCAGCCGGGGTTGAGGCCGCGGTTAAAGATGTCGCCCTTTCCGTCAAAGCTGACTGA
- a CDS encoding methyl-accepting chemotaxis protein, whose amino-acid sequence MKTLKNYTIRRVVLWILLTALALITATGGYAAFAVRDMNRQADESTALTQQAIFLSRATQVLQQGSEAEKAALMNEIPAGAEWATEALSGPASAWKRQASEHLAALTRKSHDNSAQIAADRSQLDIVLIIALLAAAGLVLFCDCYLVIHLVKPVGDIRAHFRLIAQGDLTYQPQDIGRNCVGQMIPLVREMQNSLLTTVSAISENSDALHREAREIAAGNSDLANRTTQQAAALEQAASSMEELTSTVSHNADNARQVRDLSVMTAHTTEKASNLVETLASTMNRIADGSEQIRQFTSTINSIAFQTNILALNAAVEAARAGEQGRGFAVVATEVRSLAQRSAAAAREIESLIKSAITSVHEGKDVAEDAGEAMSEVKGNVASVNALIGEIALASDEQSKGISQVTHAVAELDRVTQQNAALVHQITASASNLNGRTETLRGVVQHFTLPHAVS is encoded by the coding sequence ATGAAAACATTAAAAAACTACACTATCCGCCGCGTCGTGTTATGGATCCTCCTGACAGCGCTGGCGCTGATTACCGCGACCGGCGGCTATGCGGCCTTTGCCGTGCGCGATATGAACAGGCAGGCTGACGAGAGCACAGCGCTGACCCAGCAGGCGATCTTCCTCTCCCGTGCTACGCAGGTGTTACAGCAGGGAAGCGAAGCCGAAAAAGCGGCGCTGATGAATGAGATCCCGGCCGGTGCCGAGTGGGCCACTGAGGCGTTATCTGGCCCTGCCAGCGCCTGGAAAAGGCAGGCCAGCGAGCATCTGGCGGCGTTAACCCGTAAGTCTCATGACAATAGCGCACAGATCGCCGCCGATCGCAGCCAACTCGATATCGTGCTGATTATTGCCCTGCTGGCGGCCGCCGGGCTGGTGCTGTTTTGCGACTGCTATCTGGTTATCCACCTGGTGAAGCCGGTTGGCGATATTCGCGCCCATTTCCGCCTGATTGCGCAGGGTGATCTAACGTACCAGCCACAGGATATTGGCCGTAACTGCGTAGGCCAGATGATCCCGCTGGTGCGTGAGATGCAGAACAGCCTGCTGACTACCGTGAGCGCGATCAGCGAGAACAGCGACGCGCTGCACCGTGAAGCACGCGAGATCGCCGCCGGTAACAGCGATCTGGCAAACCGTACAACTCAGCAGGCAGCGGCCCTTGAACAGGCGGCGTCCAGCATGGAGGAGCTGACCTCAACGGTTAGCCACAATGCCGATAACGCACGCCAGGTTCGCGATCTGTCGGTGATGACGGCGCACACCACCGAGAAAGCGAGCAACCTGGTGGAGACGCTGGCCAGCACCATGAACCGCATTGCCGATGGCTCCGAGCAGATCCGCCAGTTCACCTCCACCATCAACAGCATCGCTTTCCAGACCAATATCCTCGCGCTGAATGCCGCCGTTGAAGCGGCGCGTGCCGGCGAGCAGGGCCGCGGTTTCGCCGTGGTAGCAACAGAAGTACGCTCCCTCGCCCAGCGCAGTGCGGCGGCGGCGCGTGAAATTGAGTCGCTGATCAAATCCGCTATTACCTCGGTTCATGAGGGCAAAGATGTGGCGGAAGATGCCGGTGAGGCGATGAGCGAAGTGAAAGGCAATGTCGCCAGCGTCAACGCGCTGATCGGTGAAATCGCGCTCGCCTCCGATGAGCAGAGTAAAGGCATCTCGCAGGTGACTCACGCGGTTGCCGAGCTGGATCGCGTCACTCAGCAGAACGCGGCGCTGGTGCATCAGATTACGGCTTCAGCCAGCAACCTTAATGGCAGAACGGAAACCCTGCGCGGCGTGGTCCAGCACTTTACGCTGCCGCACGCGGTGAGCTGA
- a CDS encoding EAL domain-containing protein, with product MLLNIGDDKERHFLALQALLNPDDSRDDVLRKITQLAARMLKIPGSFISVLDDENQYVRAAINFQLETSSRVNSFCRYAVDSGNPFIVPDTLQDARFVTHPLTVSSPFIRFYAGVPLTTRDGITLGTLCVVDTHPHTVTKEQIDTLRLLGELAMSFLEAWHYAGLTDAITGLPNKLHLLRDIQLLNAANDTAERNLILIDCIDMPRAFELARTRGMAPVENLLRDMAIMLPLRLRPLKCGKLYMVATGRFALLTRASDKISACAIASRLQGVSAELEPGITVEFRVHTAGKNFIPGDLSAREVLNKAVHALHERIRQNTFQLPETIIDEDAAAMPVLMEELAQAINGKESGLYLVYQPKMCLQTDAPVGIEALIRWRHPQKGELSPGMFIPFAEQAGLLQDLTGWVITNVITQLSGWHALGLALPVSVNVSIQDISAPGFADALEARMIRARLPTSLLGIECLETERIIESAAALKGLEMLKLRGFPISLDDFGTGYSNISYLRRMPIDIIKLDQSLISKLSEDTASRIIARSIIGMLKELDYVVLAEGVENAQTGETLQKYGCDQAQGYLYARPLPAHEMSSWLEWKIRV from the coding sequence ATGTTACTCAATATCGGCGACGACAAAGAGCGCCATTTTCTGGCGTTACAGGCCCTGCTGAACCCGGACGACAGCCGCGATGATGTGCTGCGTAAAATTACCCAGCTCGCCGCCAGAATGTTAAAAATACCCGGCAGCTTCATTTCCGTGCTTGATGATGAAAATCAGTACGTGCGCGCAGCGATTAACTTTCAGCTGGAGACCTCCTCGCGGGTGAACTCCTTCTGCCGCTATGCCGTCGACAGCGGTAATCCATTTATTGTGCCGGATACCTTGCAAGATGCGCGCTTTGTTACGCATCCGCTGACCGTTTCCAGCCCCTTTATTCGCTTCTATGCGGGCGTGCCGTTGACCACCCGCGATGGCATTACGCTTGGAACGCTCTGCGTTGTGGATACTCACCCCCATACGGTAACCAAAGAGCAGATTGATACGCTGCGGCTGCTGGGTGAGCTGGCGATGTCGTTTCTGGAAGCCTGGCACTACGCTGGCCTGACGGATGCCATTACCGGGCTGCCGAATAAGCTGCACCTGCTGCGCGATATCCAGCTGCTGAACGCGGCGAATGATACCGCCGAGCGCAACCTGATCCTGATTGACTGTATCGACATGCCACGTGCCTTTGAGCTGGCGCGCACCCGGGGTATGGCCCCGGTGGAGAACCTGCTGCGCGATATGGCGATTATGCTTCCCCTGCGCCTGCGTCCACTGAAGTGCGGCAAACTCTATATGGTGGCGACGGGCCGCTTTGCCCTGCTGACGCGGGCATCGGACAAGATTTCGGCCTGCGCTATCGCCAGCCGCTTGCAGGGCGTCAGCGCCGAGCTGGAGCCGGGCATCACCGTCGAGTTCCGCGTTCACACCGCGGGCAAAAACTTTATCCCCGGCGATCTCTCCGCCAGGGAGGTGCTCAATAAAGCCGTGCATGCCCTGCATGAACGCATCCGCCAGAACACCTTCCAGTTGCCGGAAACCATTATTGATGAAGATGCCGCAGCGATGCCGGTGCTGATGGAGGAGCTGGCGCAGGCCATTAACGGGAAAGAGTCAGGACTCTACCTCGTCTATCAGCCGAAAATGTGTCTGCAAACTGACGCACCGGTTGGCATTGAAGCGCTGATCCGCTGGCGCCATCCGCAAAAAGGCGAACTCTCGCCGGGGATGTTTATTCCCTTTGCTGAACAGGCCGGACTGCTACAGGATCTGACAGGCTGGGTTATCACCAATGTGATCACCCAACTGTCAGGCTGGCATGCGCTCGGGCTTGCGCTCCCGGTCTCCGTTAACGTGAGTATTCAGGATATCTCTGCGCCCGGTTTCGCTGACGCCCTGGAAGCGCGCATGATCCGCGCCCGCCTGCCTACCAGCCTGCTCGGCATTGAGTGTCTGGAAACCGAACGCATCATTGAGAGCGCGGCGGCGCTAAAAGGGCTGGAGATGCTGAAACTGCGCGGCTTCCCCATTTCGCTCGATGATTTCGGCACCGGCTACAGCAACATCAGCTATCTGCGCCGTATGCCGATCGACATCATCAAACTGGACCAGAGCCTGATCTCCAAACTGTCGGAAGACACCGCTTCACGCATTATCGCCCGCAGCATTATCGGCATGCTGAAAGAGCTGGATTATGTTGTGCTGGCAGAAGGGGTAGAAAATGCACAGACCGGCGAAACATTGCAGAAGTATGGCTGCGACCAGGCGCAGGGATATCTCTATGCCCGCCCGCTCCCGGCGCATGAGATGAGCAGCTGGCTGGAGTGGAAAATCCGTGTCTGA
- the iraP gene encoding anti-adapter protein IraP gives MKNVILSMLIKMSRMDAQMKELTAQIEAQSLIVAALTLTVGKGGGLDEMVASINKSINSVLETPDAALQSDAELLLVKFHEQVELTRAVSKESDEAPAVVSGDDVTADRPEQS, from the coding sequence ATGAAAAACGTCATACTGAGTATGCTGATAAAAATGTCCAGGATGGATGCGCAGATGAAAGAGCTGACCGCCCAGATTGAGGCGCAGTCGCTTATTGTTGCTGCCCTGACGCTGACCGTCGGCAAAGGCGGCGGGCTGGATGAAATGGTGGCGAGCATCAATAAGTCAATTAACTCCGTGCTGGAGACGCCCGACGCCGCGCTGCAATCTGACGCCGAGCTGCTGCTGGTGAAATTTCATGAGCAGGTCGAATTAACGCGCGCCGTCAGCAAAGAGTCGGACGAGGCTCCAGCCGTCGTTTCAGGTGATGACGTGACAGCCGATCGGCCAGAGCAGAGCTAG
- a CDS encoding VOC family protein, which translates to MFTHMRIARPVTNLEQAYQQYSKGLGLKRIADFSDHDGFSGVMLGREGLGWHMELTLCHHHPVQPAQTDEDLLVLYYPDKAEWETACATMLEAGFIAVASFNPYWDRHGRTFADADGYRVVIQNQAWVNAE; encoded by the coding sequence ATGTTTACTCATATGCGAATTGCCAGGCCGGTAACCAACCTTGAGCAGGCTTATCAGCAGTACAGCAAAGGATTAGGGCTGAAGCGTATTGCGGACTTCAGCGATCATGACGGTTTCAGCGGCGTGATGTTAGGCCGGGAAGGTTTGGGCTGGCATATGGAATTAACCCTCTGCCACCATCATCCGGTGCAGCCTGCGCAGACGGACGAAGATTTGCTGGTGCTCTACTACCCCGACAAAGCGGAGTGGGAAACAGCCTGCGCAACGATGCTGGAGGCCGGTTTTATTGCGGTGGCCTCGTTTAACCCCTACTGGGATCGTCACGGGCGCACCTTTGCCGATGCCGATGGCTACCGGGTGGTGATACAGAATCAGGCTTGGGTTAACGCTGAGTAA
- a CDS encoding SMI1/KNR4 family protein: MSNESDNRPLPPLVWPEFTDEHARLAWWRDCVQAWRDQWDNPAPATPASDAEIADLEQRIGCPLPPVLRTYHQQIGELNLAETLCSVTPAQYAAIEPLLAAYPGISDILEDVPQDDPQWKLVNNLIAFGDYLGNGNLWCFHRETAEVWYFDHDTSPMLTQIFRDAGQYLDALMFKCLLEAHGEEENEELLRERLGDEVVEKWMY, from the coding sequence ATGAGTAATGAGAGCGATAACCGCCCGCTTCCGCCGCTGGTGTGGCCGGAATTTACCGATGAGCACGCCCGCCTTGCCTGGTGGCGCGACTGTGTACAGGCCTGGCGCGATCAGTGGGATAATCCTGCTCCCGCAACGCCCGCTAGCGACGCGGAGATTGCTGACCTTGAGCAGCGCATCGGCTGCCCGCTGCCGCCGGTGCTGCGCACCTATCATCAGCAGATTGGCGAACTGAACCTCGCTGAAACCCTGTGCAGCGTGACGCCTGCGCAATATGCTGCTATCGAACCACTGCTGGCGGCCTATCCCGGCATTAGCGATATCCTTGAGGATGTGCCGCAGGATGACCCGCAGTGGAAGCTGGTTAATAACCTGATCGCCTTTGGCGACTATCTCGGTAACGGTAATTTGTGGTGCTTTCACCGCGAAACCGCCGAAGTGTGGTATTTCGACCACGACACCTCGCCGATGCTGACGCAGATATTTCGCGATGCCGGGCAGTATCTCGACGCGCTAATGTTCAAATGCCTGCTCGAAGCCCACGGCGAGGAGGAGAATGAGGAACTGCTGCGCGAACGGCTCGGGGATGAGGTAGTGGAGAAGTGGATGTATTAA
- the guaA gene encoding glutamine-hydrolyzing GMP synthase, which produces MTDNIHKHRILILDFGSQYTQLVARRVRELGVYCELWAWDVTEAQIRDFNPSGIILSGGPESTTEENSPRAPQYVFDAGVPVLGVCYGMQTMAMQLGGHVQGSNEREFGYAQVEVQTESALIRGIEDALTADGKALLDVWMSHGDKVTAIPSGFVTVASTETCPFAIMANEEKRFYGVQFHPEVTHTRQGLRMLERFVRDICECEALWTPAKIIDDAVERIRQQVGNDKVILGLSGGVDSSVTAMLLHRAIGKNLTCVFVDNGLLRLNEAEQVLDMFGDHFGLNIVHVPAEERFLGALAGENDPEAKRKIIGRVFVEVFDEEALKLEDVKWLAQGTIYPDVIESAASATGKAHVIKSHHNVGGLPKEMKMGLVEPLKELFKDEVRKIGLELGLPYDMLFRHPFPGPGLGVRVLGEVKKEYCDLLRRADHIFIEELRKADLYNKVSQAFTVFLPVRSVGVMGDGRKYDWVVSLRAVETIDFMTAHWAHLPYDFLGRVSNRIINEVNGISRVVYDISGKPPATIEWE; this is translated from the coding sequence ATGACGGACAATATTCATAAACATCGCATTCTTATCCTCGACTTTGGCTCGCAATACACTCAGCTAGTCGCACGCCGTGTGCGTGAACTCGGCGTCTACTGCGAACTGTGGGCGTGGGATGTCACTGAAGCGCAGATCCGCGACTTCAACCCAAGCGGCATCATCCTCTCCGGCGGCCCGGAAAGCACCACCGAAGAGAACAGCCCGCGCGCGCCGCAATACGTTTTCGACGCCGGTGTGCCGGTGCTCGGCGTCTGCTACGGCATGCAGACCATGGCGATGCAGCTTGGCGGCCACGTTCAAGGCTCTAACGAGCGTGAATTTGGTTATGCGCAGGTTGAAGTGCAGACCGAAAGCGCGCTGATCCGTGGGATTGAAGATGCCCTGACCGCAGACGGCAAAGCGCTGCTGGATGTGTGGATGAGCCACGGCGATAAAGTGACGGCGATCCCGTCCGGCTTTGTGACCGTTGCCAGCACTGAAACCTGCCCGTTCGCCATTATGGCTAACGAAGAGAAGCGTTTCTACGGCGTGCAGTTCCACCCGGAAGTGACGCACACCCGCCAGGGGCTGCGTATGCTGGAGCGTTTTGTGCGCGATATCTGCGAGTGCGAAGCGCTGTGGACACCGGCAAAAATCATCGATGACGCCGTTGAGCGTATCCGCCAGCAGGTTGGCAACGATAAGGTGATCCTCGGCCTCTCTGGCGGCGTGGACTCCTCCGTCACCGCGATGCTGCTGCACCGCGCGATTGGCAAGAACCTGACCTGCGTCTTCGTCGATAACGGCCTGCTGCGCCTGAACGAAGCCGAGCAGGTGCTGGATATGTTCGGCGACCACTTTGGTCTGAACATTGTTCATGTTCCGGCAGAAGAGCGCTTCCTCGGTGCGCTGGCGGGCGAAAACGATCCGGAAGCGAAACGTAAAATCATCGGCCGCGTCTTTGTTGAAGTATTCGATGAAGAAGCGCTGAAGCTGGAAGATGTGAAGTGGTTGGCACAGGGCACCATCTACCCGGACGTGATTGAGTCCGCAGCCTCTGCGACCGGTAAAGCGCACGTTATTAAGTCTCACCATAACGTTGGCGGCCTGCCGAAAGAGATGAAGATGGGGCTGGTTGAGCCGCTGAAAGAGCTGTTCAAAGATGAAGTGCGCAAAATCGGCCTCGAACTCGGCCTGCCGTACGACATGCTGTTCCGCCATCCGTTCCCGGGCCCGGGCCTCGGCGTTCGCGTCCTCGGCGAAGTGAAGAAAGAGTACTGCGACCTGCTGCGCCGCGCTGACCATATCTTTATCGAAGAGCTGCGCAAAGCCGATCTCTACAACAAAGTGAGCCAGGCGTTCACCGTCTTCCTGCCCGTGCGTTCCGTCGGCGTGATGGGCGATGGCCGTAAGTATGACTGGGTTGTCTCCCTGCGCGCGGTCGAAACCATCGACTTTATGACCGCCCACTGGGCGCACCTGCCGTATGATTTCCTCGGCCGCGTCTCTAACCGCATTATCAACGAAGTTAACGGTATTTCCCGTGTCGTATATGACATCAGCGGGAAGCCGCCGGCGACGATTGAGTGGGAATAA
- the guaB gene encoding IMP dehydrogenase, translated as MLRIAKEALTFDDVLLVPAHSTVLPNTADLSTQLTKTIRLNIPMLSAAMDTVTEARLAIALAQEGGIGFIHKNMSIERQADEVRRVKKHESGVVKEPQTVLPTTTLREVKELTERNGFAGYPVVNEENELVGIITGRDVRFVTDLNQPVSVYMTPKERLVTVREGEAREVVFAKMHEKRVEKALVVDDSFHLLGMITVKDFQKAERKPNACKDEQGRLRVGAAVGAGAGNEERVDALVAAGVDVLLIDSSHGHSEGVLQRIRETRAKYPDLQIIGGNVATGAGARALAEAGVSAVKVGIGPGSICTTRIVTGVGVPQITAVSDAVEALEGMDIPVIADGGIRFSGDIAKAIAAGASAVMVGSMLAGTEESPGEIELYQGRSYKSYRGMGSLGAMSKGSSDRYFQTDNAADKLVPEGIEGRVAYKGRLKEIIHQQMGGLRSCMGLTGCGTIDALRTKAEFVRISGAGIQESHVHDVTITKESPNYRMGS; from the coding sequence ATGCTACGTATCGCTAAAGAAGCTTTGACGTTTGACGACGTCCTCCTCGTTCCCGCCCACTCCACTGTTCTGCCGAATACCGCCGATTTAAGCACTCAGCTGACGAAGACCATTCGCCTGAACATTCCTATGCTCTCTGCGGCAATGGACACCGTAACGGAAGCGCGTCTGGCGATCGCCCTCGCACAGGAAGGCGGCATTGGCTTTATTCACAAAAACATGTCTATCGAGCGCCAGGCAGATGAAGTACGCCGCGTGAAGAAACATGAGTCTGGCGTGGTAAAAGAGCCGCAGACCGTGCTGCCGACCACCACCCTGCGTGAAGTGAAAGAGCTGACCGAGCGTAACGGCTTCGCCGGCTACCCGGTTGTTAACGAAGAGAACGAACTGGTGGGCATCATCACCGGGCGTGACGTGCGTTTTGTTACCGACCTCAACCAGCCGGTCAGCGTTTATATGACGCCGAAAGAGCGCCTGGTTACGGTACGTGAAGGTGAAGCGCGCGAAGTCGTGTTTGCCAAAATGCATGAAAAGCGCGTCGAAAAAGCGCTGGTGGTGGATGACAGCTTCCACCTGCTCGGCATGATCACTGTTAAAGATTTCCAGAAAGCAGAACGTAAACCGAACGCCTGTAAAGATGAGCAGGGTCGTCTGCGCGTTGGCGCAGCGGTCGGCGCGGGCGCGGGCAACGAAGAGCGCGTTGATGCGCTGGTTGCCGCCGGTGTTGACGTGCTGCTGATTGACTCCTCCCATGGCCACTCTGAAGGCGTGTTGCAGCGTATTCGCGAAACGCGTGCCAAATACCCGGATCTGCAAATCATCGGCGGTAACGTCGCGACCGGCGCAGGCGCTCGCGCGCTGGCTGAAGCGGGCGTCAGCGCGGTGAAAGTGGGTATCGGTCCTGGCTCGATTTGTACTACCCGTATTGTGACCGGTGTGGGTGTTCCGCAGATCACTGCCGTATCTGACGCGGTTGAAGCGCTGGAAGGGATGGACATCCCGGTTATCGCCGATGGCGGCATCCGCTTCTCTGGCGATATCGCTAAAGCGATCGCCGCTGGCGCAAGCGCGGTAATGGTCGGCTCTATGCTGGCAGGTACCGAAGAGTCCCCGGGCGAAATCGAACTCTACCAGGGCCGCTCTTACAAATCCTATCGCGGGATGGGCTCGCTGGGCGCGATGTCCAAAGGCTCCTCCGATCGCTACTTCCAGACCGATAACGCTGCCGACAAACTGGTGCCGGAAGGTATCGAAGGCCGCGTAGCGTACAAAGGTCGTCTGAAAGAGATTATTCACCAGCAGATGGGCGGCCTGCGTTCCTGTATGGGTCTGACCGGCTGTGGTACCATCGACGCCCTGCGCACCAAAGCGGAGTTCGTGCGCATTAGCGGCGCGGGCATCCAGGAGAGCCACGTTCACGACGTGACCATCACCAAGGAATCCCCCAACTACCGCATGGGTTCTTAA
- the xseA gene encoding exodeoxyribonuclease VII large subunit — MSSLQTPSIYTVSRLNQTVRSLLERELGQVWISGEISNFTQPASGHWYFTLKDDTAQVRCAMFRNSNRRVTFRPQHGQQVLVRANITMYEPRGEYQIIVESMQPAGEGLLQQKYEQLKAKLAAEGLFDQQFKHPLPSPAHCVGVITSKTGAALHDILHVLKRRDPSLPVVIYPTAVQGEDAPAQIVRAIALANSRNECDVLIVGRGGGSLEDLWSFNDERVARAIFASRIPIVSAVGHETDVTIADFVADLRAPTPSAAAEIVSRNQLELLRQVQAMQQRLEMGMDYYLAGRNRRFAQLHHRLQQQHPQLRLARQQTVLDRLQQRMHNALDTQLKRANTRQQRVVQRLNHHNPQPRIHRAQTRVQQLEYRLSQSIRDRLGSTRERFGTALTHLEAVSPLATLARGYSVTTATDGKVLKQTKQVKAGDTLTTRLNDGWVESEVRIVTPVKQPRKRKTP, encoded by the coding sequence ATGTCCTCATTGCAAACTCCCTCCATTTATACTGTCAGCCGCCTTAACCAGACGGTACGATCGCTACTGGAACGCGAGCTGGGCCAGGTGTGGATCAGCGGCGAAATCTCCAACTTTACCCAGCCCGCTTCCGGTCACTGGTACTTCACCTTAAAAGATGACACCGCCCAGGTGCGCTGCGCGATGTTCCGCAACAGCAACCGCCGCGTCACCTTCCGCCCGCAGCATGGGCAGCAGGTGCTGGTGCGCGCCAACATCACCATGTATGAGCCGCGCGGTGAATACCAAATCATCGTTGAGAGCATGCAACCGGCGGGTGAAGGGCTATTACAGCAGAAGTATGAGCAGCTGAAAGCGAAGCTGGCAGCGGAAGGGCTGTTCGATCAGCAATTTAAACATCCCCTGCCCTCACCCGCGCACTGCGTTGGGGTGATCACCTCGAAAACCGGTGCCGCGCTGCACGATATTTTGCATGTGCTGAAACGCCGCGACCCGTCGCTGCCTGTGGTGATCTACCCGACCGCCGTACAGGGCGAAGATGCACCGGCGCAAATCGTGCGCGCCATTGCCCTTGCCAACAGCCGTAACGAATGTGATGTGCTGATTGTCGGGCGCGGCGGTGGTTCACTGGAAGATCTCTGGAGTTTCAACGACGAACGCGTCGCGCGCGCCATTTTTGCCAGCCGGATTCCGATTGTCAGCGCCGTCGGCCATGAAACGGATGTCACCATCGCCGATTTCGTCGCCGACCTGCGCGCACCCACCCCTTCGGCGGCAGCGGAGATTGTCAGCCGCAACCAGCTTGAACTGCTGCGCCAGGTGCAGGCGATGCAGCAGCGTCTGGAGATGGGCATGGATTACTATCTGGCAGGGCGCAACCGCCGCTTTGCCCAGCTTCATCACCGTCTGCAACAGCAACACCCGCAACTGCGCCTCGCGCGTCAGCAGACGGTGCTCGACCGCTTGCAGCAGCGCATGCACAACGCGCTGGATACGCAGCTTAAGCGCGCGAATACACGTCAACAGCGCGTCGTGCAACGGCTCAATCATCACAACCCCCAGCCGCGCATCCACCGGGCGCAAACCCGGGTGCAACAGCTTGAGTATCGCCTGAGCCAGTCGATTCGCGATCGTCTCGGCAGCACGCGCGAGCGCTTCGGCACCGCCCTCACCCATCTGGAGGCCGTCAGCCCGCTGGCGACGCTGGCGCGCGGCTATAGCGTCACTACCGCCACCGACGGGAAAGTGCTGAAACAGACTAAGCAGGTGAAAGCGGGCGATACGCTCACTACCCGCCTGAATGATGGCTGGGTCGAGAGCGAGGTGCGCATTGTCACACCGGTGAAACAACCGAGAAAACGAAAAACCCCGTAG